Below is a genomic region from Pyxidicoccus trucidator.
GCGTTCCTGCATGCGCGCTCGGCGGGGCCGGACGCGGTGGACTGGCCTCGGGTCCTGGCGCTGTATGACGACCTGCTCGTGCTCAAGCCTTCGCCCACGGTGGCGCTCAACCGGGTGGTGGCGCTCGGCCGGGCCCGGGGACCCGGGGAGGCGCTCGCGGCCCTGGCGCCGCTTCGCTCGGAGCCCTCGCTGGTCCGCTACCCGTGGCGCTTCGCCGTGGAGGGCGCGCTGCGGGAACAGCTCGGCGAGCGGGGGCGGGCGGCGGATTGCTTCCGTCAGGCCGCGGCGCTGGCCCGGACTCCGCCGCAGCGGGAGTTCCTCCTGGCGCGGGCTCGCGCTCAGTCTCCCATTGCCGAGCCCGGCGACCGAGAGTAATTGCGGCGGGGCATGCGCGACGCGACGCTCTCCCGCTGGAAGACGCCTGGAGTCTGGCTCCTGGGCCTGCTCGCGCTCGGACTCGTGCTGAGCCACAAGACGCGGCTGGACGAGCCCAACCTCTACGCCCTCCAGGCCGAGGCGTGGCTGCAGGGGCGCATGGATGTCCCCCAGGGGCCTCATGACCTGGCGCTTCATGGCGGCAAGGCGTGGGTGCCCTTTCCCCCGTTCCCCTCCGTGCTGCTGCTGCCCATCGTCGCGGTGACGGGGCCCGAGCGCGCCCCGGTCCGCGCCGTCGCCGTGCTCCTGGCGCTGCTCGCGGGGTGGTCCCTGTGGCGCCTGCTCACGCGACTGGAGCTGCCTCCTCCGGAGCGCGCCTGGCTGGCCGCCGCGTTCCTGCTGGGCACCGGGTTCTGGTCCTGTGTCCTCTGGAGCGGCGGCGTCTGGTTCTTCGCACACGTGGTGGCCACCACCTGCCTGGTGCTGGCCGTCACCGAGGCGCTGGGCCGCGGGCGCGCGGTGCTCGTCGGGCTGCTCGCGGGGAGCGCCTTCCTCTCCCGGCAGCTCGCCGTCTACAGCCTGCTCTTCCTGCTGGTGGTGCTGTGGCGGCGCGCCGAGGAGTCGGGCCGGCGGCGACAGGTGCTCCAGGTCTTCGGCGGACTCTTCGGCTTCGGCCTCTGCGCGCTCGCGTACCTGGCCTTCAACGCCGCGCGCTTCGAGGGGCCCTTCGACACCGGCTACGCGTACATCCCCCTGGGCGACTACCTCCAGGCCCGCGTGGAGAAGTACGGCCTCTTCCACCCCGCGTACCTGCCCTTCAACTTCATCACCATGTTCCTGGAGGGGCCGCACTTCATCTTCTCCGCGCCCCGCCAGCTCCAGCCGGTGGCGGTGGATGGCATCGGCACCTCCCTCACCATCGCCAGCCCCTTCCTCTTCGTCGCGCTGGCGGCGCGCGGAAGCGGGACGGCCGTGCCGGTGCGGGCCGCGTGGGCGAGCGTGCTCCTCGCCCTGACGCACATGCTGCTCTACTACAACAACGGCTTCGTCCAGCTGAACGCGCACCGCTTCGCCCTGGACTTCCTGCCGGTGCTGATGGTGCTCGTCGCCCTCGGCGCGAAGCGTCTTCCGGCGGACCGCTGGAAGCCCCTGGTCGCCTGGGCCGTGGGCCTCAACTTCTTCGTGCTCGCCGTCTTTCCCTATCTGTCACGAGCCCTTCGCAGGCTCTGACGTACGGGCGGCTCCCACCGTGGCTCCTGCCCGTCCGTGCAGCGGGCAACCCGGCGTGAAGTCTTCACTCGCCGTGCCGACCCACGGTGATAAGGACGGCCCCGCTGTTACCCAGAGCCACTCCCATTCCCATGTCCAGCATGCACATCCTGCGTGGGGCTCCGGCCCTCTCTGAATTCCGGCTCGCCAAGCTCCTTGCCCGCTGCCGCGAGCAGGTGCCCTCCGTGTCGTCCGTCTACGCGGAGTTCGTGCACTTCATCGACGCCTCGGCGCCCTTCTCCGAGGGTGAGCAGGGCACGCTCGGCCGCCTCCTCGAGTACGGCCCCCGCGTGGCCCCCGGTGAGCGGACGGGCAGCCTGCTGCTGGTGGCGCCCCGGCCGGGCACCATCTCCCCCTGGTCCTCCAAGGCCACCGACATCGCCCACAACTGTGGCCTGGGCGACAAGGTCCGCCGCATGGAGCGCGGCACCGCCTTCTACGTCGCCGGCCCCGCCGGCCGCGCGCTGGAGCCCGCCGAGCTGGCGCGCCTGTCGCCCGTGCTGCACGACAGGATGACGCAGGTGGTGCTGGGCCGCCTGGAGGACGCCGCCGTCCTCTTCGAGGCGCACACCCCCCGGCCCCTCACCACCGTGGACGTGCTGGCCGGAGGCCGCGCCGCGCTGGCCACCGCCAACCGCGAGCTGGGCCTCGCCCTGGCCGACGACGAAATCGACTACCTGGTGGCCCGCTTCTCCGAGCTGAAGCGCAACCCCACCGACGTCGAGCTGATGATGTTCGCGCAGGCCAACAGCGAGCACTGCCGACACAAAATCTTCAACGCGTCGTGGACCATCGACGGCAAGCAGCAGGAACGCTCGCTCTTCCAGGCCATCAAGAACACCTACGCACTCCACCCGGAGGGCGTGCTGTCCGCCTACAAGGACAACGCGGCCGTCATCGAGGGCTTCGAGGTGGACCGCTTCTTCCCCCACCCGGAGTCGGGGGAGTGGGGCGCCGTGCGCGAGCCGGCCCACATCATGATCAAGGTGGAGACGCACAACCACCCGACGGCGATTTCTCCGTACCCGGGCGCCGCCACCGGCGCGGGCGGAGAGATTCGCGACGAGGGCGCCACCGGCCGCGGCGCCAAGCCCAAGGCGGGCCTCACCGGCTTCACCGTCAGCCACCTGCGCATCCCCGGCTTCGAGCGCCCGTGGGAGCAGCCCTACGGCAAGCCGGACCGCATCGTCTCGCCGCTGGACATCATGATTGACGGCCCGCTCGGCGGCGCCGCCTTCAACAACGAGTTCGGCCGCCCCAACCTCTGCGGCTACTTCCGCAGCTTCGAGGTGCAGGTGCCCACGCCCGAGGGCGTGGAGGTGCGCGGCTACCACAAGCCCATCATGATTGCCGGTGGCCTGGGCAACATCCGCGCGCCGCACGTGAAGAAGGGCCGCCTCCAGCCGGGGGACAAGCTCATCGTCCTCGGCGGGCCGGCCATGCTCATCGGCCTGGGCGGCGGCGCCGCGTCCTCCATGGCGCAGGGCGCGAGCGCGGCGGACCTCGACTTCGCCTCCGTGCAGCGGGACAACGCGGAGATGGAGCGGCGCTGCCAGGAGGTCATCGACCGCTGCTGGGCCATGGGCGACACCAACCCCATCCGCTCCATCCACGACGTGGGCGCGGGCGGCCTGTCCAACGCGGTGCCGGAGCTGGCCCACGACAATGATTTGGGCGGCCGGCTGGAGTTGCGCGCAGTGCCCAACGCCGAGCCCGGCATGGCCCCGGTGGAGATCTGGTGCAACGAGGCCCAGGAGCGCTACGTGCTCGGCGTGGCCCCGGAGGACCTGGCCCGCTTCGCCGCGCTGTGCGAGCGCGAGCGCGCCCCCTTCGCCGTGCTGGGTGACGCCACCGGCGAGCAGGTGCTGAAGGTGGGCGACACGCAGTTCGGCAACGCCCCCATCGACCTGCCCATGGACGTGCTGTTCGGCAAGGCGCCGCGCATGCACCGCGACGTGAAGTCCCGCCCGCTGGCCCTGCCGCCGCTGAAGCTGGACGTGCCGCTGAAGGACCTGGCCGAGCGCGTGCTGGGCCACCCGACGGTGGCGGACAAGTCCTTCCTCATCACCATCGGCGACCGCACGGTGTCCGGCCACGTCAGTCGAGACCAGATGGTGGGCCCATGGCAGGTGCCGGTGGCCGACTGCGCCGTGACGCTGTCCACCGTGACGAGCACCACCGGCGAGGCCATGTCCATGGGCGAGCGCACGCCGCTGGCCATCGTCGACGCGGCCGCCTCCGCCCGCATGGCCGTGGGCGAGGCGCTCACCAACATCGCCTCGGCCCGCATCGGCAAGCTGTCCGACGTGAAGCTGTCCGCCAACTGGATGGCGGCGGCCGGCAGCCCCGGCGAGGACGCCAACCTCTTCGCCGCCGTGCACACCGTGGGCATGGAGCTGTGCCCGGCCCTGGGACTCACCATTCCCGTGGGCAAGGACTCCATGTCCATGCGCACCGTCTGGGAGGAGCAGGGCGCGCGCAAGGCCGTGACGTCTCCGGTGTCGCTCATCATCTCCGCCTTCGCCCCGGTGCTGGACGTGCGCCAGTCGCTCACGCCGCAGCTGGTGGAGGTGGCGGGGGACACGCGGCTCTTGTTCCTGGACCTGGCGCGCGGCCGGCAGCGGCTGGGCGGCTCGGTGGCGGCGCACGTCTACGGGCAGGTGGGCCCCGAGTGCCCCGACGTGGAGGACCCGGCCCTGCTGCGCGGCTTCTTCGCGGCGGTGCAGGCCCTCAACTCCGAAGGCCGGCTGCTGGCCTACCATGACCGCTCCGACGGCGGCCTGTGGGCGACGCTGTGCGAGATAGCCTTCGCCGGCCACTGCGGCCTGGACGTGGACGTGTTCTCCCTGGGCAGCGACGGGGTGGCGGCCCTCTTCAACGAGGAGCTGGGCGCGGTGGTGCAGGTGCGCACGGCCGACGTGGCGCGCGTGCGCGAGGTGCTGGGACAGCACGGCCTGGCGGCGCACTGCCATGACCTGGGCCGGCCCACGGCCGCGCTGGAGGTGCGGGTGCGCCACGGCGGCGGCACGCTGCTGGCCGAGAGCACCACGGCCCTGCGCCGCGCCTGGTCCCGCGTCAGCTACGAGATGCAGCTGCTGCGCGACAACCCCGTCTGCGCCGAGCAGGAGTTCGCCGCGAAGTGCGACGCGACGGACCCGGGCCTGTCCCCGCTGCTCACCTTCGACCCGACGCATGACGTGGCCGCGCCCTTCGTCGCGAAGGGCGCCCGGCCCCGCGTGGCGGTGCTGCGCGAGCAGGGCGTCAACAGCCAGCAGGAGATGGCCGCCGCCTTCACCCGCGCGGGCTTCGCCGCGGTGGACGTGCACATGAGCGACATCCTCGCCGGGCGCGTGTCGCTGAAGGACTTCCAGGGCGTCATGGCCTGCGGTGGCTTCTCCTACGGAGACGTCATGGGCGCGGGCGGCGGGTGGGCGAAGTCCATCCTCTTCAACCCGCGCGCCCGGGACGAGTTCGCCGCCTTCTTCTCGCGGCCGGACAGCTTCGGCCTGGGCGCCTGCAACGGCTGCCAGATGATGTCCCAGCTCAAGGACATGATTCCGGGTGCCGAGCACTTCCCCCGCTTCGTGCGCAACGCCTCCGAGCAGTTCGAGGCGCGCCTGACGCTGGTGGAGGTGGCCGACACGCCGTCCCTCTTCTACCGGGGCATGGCCGGCAGCCGGATGCTCATCGTGTCGTCGCACGGCGAGGGCCGCGCGGAGTTCCCCAGCGACGCGGACGCCGCGCGCGTCAACGGGCTGGGCTTCGTCACCACCCGCTTCGTGGACAACCACGGCCGCGTGACGGCCACGTACCCGGCGAACCCCAACGGCTCGCCCCATGGCATCGCCGGGCTGACGACTCGCGACGGGCGCTTCTCGATTACGATGCCGCACCCCGAGCGCGTGCACCGCTCCGTGCAGCACTCGTGGCGGCCGCGCGAGTGGGGCGACGACGGCCCGTGGATGCGGATGTTCCGCAACGCCCGCGCCTGGCTGGGCTGAGCGTCACGGCACGGGCCGCGAGGGTGCGGCCCGCCCGGTTTGCTGCCCGCGCGGCTAGGCCTTCACGAGCTCCAGCGGCTGCCCTTCGGGCACGTGCTTCATCGCCACCGAGTTCATGCAGTAGCGCAGGCCCGTGGGCGGCGGGCCGTCCGGGAAGACGTGGCCCAGGTGCCCGTCACACCGCGCGCAGCGGACCTCGGTGCGCACCATTCCGTACGAGCGGTCATGCACCTCCGTCACCGAGTCCGTGTTCAGCGGCTGGGTGAAGGACGGCCACCCGGTGCCGGACTCGAACTTCGTCCCCGCCTTGAACAGCGGGTTGCCACAGCCGGCGCACACATAGGTGCCAGGCGTCTTCGTCCCCAGGAAGCAGCCCGAGCCGGGGCGCTCCGTGCCGTGCCGGCGGAGGACGTCGTACTCCTCCGGGCTCAGGCGCTTGCGCCACTCGTCGTCGCTGAGGGTGAGCTTGTCCGCCATGCCGTCATGCTCCTTTCAGGCCCCGGGAACGCCCCGGGAGCTTCTTGGATGCGCATCCTGCCCTGCCGTCGCGCCCGGTGGGCAACCAGGCGGGTGTCGCGTTGTCGACTGCCCTGCTCAACAGTCGTGTTCCGGGCCCCTCCAGCACGTGCCCCCCGTGGCATCCAGGGTAGGTTCGAGGGGACGTCTCGCAGAGGAGGCAACACCGATGCGGATTGGCGAGTTGATGACGAAGAACCTGGAGACCATCGAGGCGGCCGAGCCCGTGCGCGTCGCCGCGCTGAGGATGCGGACCTGCAACATCGGCTCGCTCCCCGTCATGGAGGGTGGGCAGCTCGTGGGCATGCTGACGGACCGGGACATCACCGTGCGCTGCACCGCCATGGGCCAGGACCCCAACACCACCTCCGTGCGGGAGGCCATGACGGCCAACGTCATCACCTGCGAGGCCGATGCGACGCTCGTGGAGGCCGAGCGGCTGATGGAGGACAAGATGGTGCGCCGCCTGGTCGTCGTCGACGGACAGCGCAACCCCGTGGGCATCCTCAGCCTGGATGACCTGGCCACCGTGCCCGAGGAAGTCCTCCACGCGGGCGTGGTGCTGGAGCGCCTCCAGAAGGCCTGACGCCTTCACTTCCGCCCGCCCGCCTTCCGCGCGGGCGGGCGCCGGCCTCCGTCAGCCCCGGTGGCTCCCACCAGGCGCGGCGGGGGCACGGTGACGCAGGGGCGGCGTGTGGGAGTCGCTCCGCTGCGCTGCCCCTTCCAGACTCTTCATCCGGTATGTCCCGCCCTGGCGCCTGGCGTGTAGGAGTCGTTCCGCTGCGCCGCGCCACCCATCCAGGCGCCTCAGTCGGTGTGGCCGCCCCGGCGCCTGGTGTGTAGGAGGCGCTCCGCCACGCCGCGCCGCCCCTTCCAGACTCTTCAGCTGGTGTGTCCGCCCTGGCGCCTGACGTGTGGGTCGGTCCAAAATGCCTGGTCGACGTTTTTGGGCCTGTGCGCGGCCTCGCACCGGTTCCCACTGCGCTGGCCGCGCTTCATGCCGGACCGTGCGCTCTTCTTCACGGGGGTTGGTATGCGCGTCCTTTCGTCGTTCTGTGTTCTCGGAGTGCCGGTGCTGCGGGCCACGCTCGTGGTGGGCCTCCTGGGCATGACTGCCTGCAAGGGGGGCGAGGGCGTGGAAGGGGCCGTGGGGCCACCGGGGCCCCAGGGACCCGAAGGTCCTCCGGGGCCCGCGGGCGGGCCTCCCGGGCCCCAGGGACTGAACGCGCTGATGCTCACCACGCCGGAGCCCGCGGGGGAGAACTGCGCCTTCGGCGGCGTGAAGATGGAGGCCGGCATCGACGCCGACCGGGACGGGGCGCTGCGGGAAAACGAGGTGAACGCCGCGAACACGCGCTACCTCTGCAACGGTGTGGCGGGTGCGGTGGGGCCCCAGGGGCCGCAGGGCCTGGTGGGGGCCACGGGCCCGCAGGGTGAGCGCGGCGAGACGGGAGCGGCAGGGCCGATGGGGCCGCAGGGGCTCCGGGGGGACATCGGTCCCGAGGGCCCGCGCGGTGCCACGGGGGATGTGGGCCCGGCGGGGCCCACCGGTTCCACGGGCGCGCAGGGGCCGCAGGGGGAGCATGGCGCGCTCGCGCTCTACGGGGACGGCTCCGCCGGGGACCTCACCCTCTTCTCCTCCAGCCCGTTGCGGAACCTGGCCATTGGCTACGGCTCGCTGCCGGGTGGCGCCAACCTCATGTTCCGCAACGTGCGCATCGACGGCACCCTCATCGTCGCGAGCGGGACGGTGATTCGTGCCACCGGTGACATCATCATCGGTCCGACAGGCATCATCGCCGCCAACTCGGAGCCGCAGGTGCAGAGCGTCAACCCGCCGGGAACGGGCCTCGCCATCTCCGCCGCGGGAGGCTACCAGGGCGGCCGGGGCC
It encodes:
- a CDS encoding glycosyl transferase family 39, producing MRDATLSRWKTPGVWLLGLLALGLVLSHKTRLDEPNLYALQAEAWLQGRMDVPQGPHDLALHGGKAWVPFPPFPSVLLLPIVAVTGPERAPVRAVAVLLALLAGWSLWRLLTRLELPPPERAWLAAAFLLGTGFWSCVLWSGGVWFFAHVVATTCLVLAVTEALGRGRAVLVGLLAGSAFLSRQLAVYSLLFLLVVLWRRAEESGRRRQVLQVFGGLFGFGLCALAYLAFNAARFEGPFDTGYAYIPLGDYLQARVEKYGLFHPAYLPFNFITMFLEGPHFIFSAPRQLQPVAVDGIGTSLTIASPFLFVALAARGSGTAVPVRAAWASVLLALTHMLLYYNNGFVQLNAHRFALDFLPVLMVLVALGAKRLPADRWKPLVAWAVGLNFFVLAVFPYLSRALRRL
- the purL gene encoding phosphoribosylformylglycinamidine synthase, translating into MSSMHILRGAPALSEFRLAKLLARCREQVPSVSSVYAEFVHFIDASAPFSEGEQGTLGRLLEYGPRVAPGERTGSLLLVAPRPGTISPWSSKATDIAHNCGLGDKVRRMERGTAFYVAGPAGRALEPAELARLSPVLHDRMTQVVLGRLEDAAVLFEAHTPRPLTTVDVLAGGRAALATANRELGLALADDEIDYLVARFSELKRNPTDVELMMFAQANSEHCRHKIFNASWTIDGKQQERSLFQAIKNTYALHPEGVLSAYKDNAAVIEGFEVDRFFPHPESGEWGAVREPAHIMIKVETHNHPTAISPYPGAATGAGGEIRDEGATGRGAKPKAGLTGFTVSHLRIPGFERPWEQPYGKPDRIVSPLDIMIDGPLGGAAFNNEFGRPNLCGYFRSFEVQVPTPEGVEVRGYHKPIMIAGGLGNIRAPHVKKGRLQPGDKLIVLGGPAMLIGLGGGAASSMAQGASAADLDFASVQRDNAEMERRCQEVIDRCWAMGDTNPIRSIHDVGAGGLSNAVPELAHDNDLGGRLELRAVPNAEPGMAPVEIWCNEAQERYVLGVAPEDLARFAALCERERAPFAVLGDATGEQVLKVGDTQFGNAPIDLPMDVLFGKAPRMHRDVKSRPLALPPLKLDVPLKDLAERVLGHPTVADKSFLITIGDRTVSGHVSRDQMVGPWQVPVADCAVTLSTVTSTTGEAMSMGERTPLAIVDAAASARMAVGEALTNIASARIGKLSDVKLSANWMAAAGSPGEDANLFAAVHTVGMELCPALGLTIPVGKDSMSMRTVWEEQGARKAVTSPVSLIISAFAPVLDVRQSLTPQLVEVAGDTRLLFLDLARGRQRLGGSVAAHVYGQVGPECPDVEDPALLRGFFAAVQALNSEGRLLAYHDRSDGGLWATLCEIAFAGHCGLDVDVFSLGSDGVAALFNEELGAVVQVRTADVARVREVLGQHGLAAHCHDLGRPTAALEVRVRHGGGTLLAESTTALRRAWSRVSYEMQLLRDNPVCAEQEFAAKCDATDPGLSPLLTFDPTHDVAAPFVAKGARPRVAVLREQGVNSQQEMAAAFTRAGFAAVDVHMSDILAGRVSLKDFQGVMACGGFSYGDVMGAGGGWAKSILFNPRARDEFAAFFSRPDSFGLGACNGCQMMSQLKDMIPGAEHFPRFVRNASEQFEARLTLVEVADTPSLFYRGMAGSRMLIVSSHGEGRAEFPSDADAARVNGLGFVTTRFVDNHGRVTATYPANPNGSPHGIAGLTTRDGRFSITMPHPERVHRSVQHSWRPREWGDDGPWMRMFRNARAWLG
- the msrB gene encoding peptide-methionine (R)-S-oxide reductase MsrB, translating into MADKLTLSDDEWRKRLSPEEYDVLRRHGTERPGSGCFLGTKTPGTYVCAGCGNPLFKAGTKFESGTGWPSFTQPLNTDSVTEVHDRSYGMVRTEVRCARCDGHLGHVFPDGPPPTGLRYCMNSVAMKHVPEGQPLELVKA
- a CDS encoding CBS domain-containing protein — its product is MRIGELMTKNLETIEAAEPVRVAALRMRTCNIGSLPVMEGGQLVGMLTDRDITVRCTAMGQDPNTTSVREAMTANVITCEADATLVEAERLMEDKMVRRLVVVDGQRNPVGILSLDDLATVPEEVLHAGVVLERLQKA
- a CDS encoding DUF7151 family protein, with the translated sequence MRVLSSFCVLGVPVLRATLVVGLLGMTACKGGEGVEGAVGPPGPQGPEGPPGPAGGPPGPQGLNALMLTTPEPAGENCAFGGVKMEAGIDADRDGALRENEVNAANTRYLCNGVAGAVGPQGPQGLVGATGPQGERGETGAAGPMGPQGLRGDIGPEGPRGATGDVGPAGPTGSTGAQGPQGEHGALALYGDGSAGDLTLFSSSPLRNLAIGYGSLPGGANLMFRNVRIDGTLIVASGTVIRATGDIIIGPTGIIAANSEPQVQSVNPPGTGLAISAAGGYQGGRGLDLGRSALLTRFDLRGGGGGFRPMAHPTFISGGEAGGRIILAARGNVTVNGTIEVDGRNARNTGAAGQALAGGGGGGGGVVSIVSRGTITLGSNGFIRANGGNGANGVSGVSGTLYGAGGGGGGGIVQFLTANTPVIANVANIQVAGGAAGTPAVQGTATSLVAGGGGGGSGGDGGEGTFALTNGAAEAGTTGDTNTTVTPQPELLFY